The Aeromonas jandaei genomic interval CCATCTTCGCCAGCGTGATTTCGATCATTATCGTGCTGGGCGGACTGGCGGCGATGCGATCGCTTCCCATCGAGCAGTACCCGCAGATCACCCCGCCGGTGGTCTCGGTGACCGCCTTCTATCCGGGCGCTACCCCGGAGGTGATCTCCCAGACCGTTGCCGCGCCGCTTGAACAGCAGATCAACGGCGTGGAACAGATGATCTACATGCAGTCGGGTTCTGCCTCCAACGGTCAGATGAACCTCAACGTCTACTTCGAGATCGGCACCGACCCGGATCAGGCCACCATCAACGTCAACAACCGGGTCTCGGCCGCCATGGCCCAGCTGCCGGAAGAGGTGAAAAAGCAGGGGGTTACGGTCAAGAAGAAGTCCACCGCCATCCTGCAGGTGGTGACTTTGCAATCGCCAAACGGCTCGTTTGATACCACCTATCTCTCGAACTACGCCCTGCTCAACATCATCGACGAGCTCAAGCGGATTCCCGGCATCGGCGATACCACCTTGTTTGGCGGTACCGACTACGCCATGCGTATCTGGCTGCGGCCGGATCGACTGGCCCAGCTCGAACTCACCCCGAGCGACGTGATCGGCGCCATTCGCGAGCAGAATACCCAGTTTGCGGCAGGCAAGATCGGTGCCCAGCCCACCTCGGCTCCGGTCGATTTTACTTACACGGTGCAGACCAAAGGGCGCCTTGAGGACGTCAAGGAGTTCGAAAACATCATCGTTCGCTCCATGCCTGACGGCTCCAAGATCCGGGTGAAGGATGTGGCGCGGGTCGAGCTCGGCGGCAAGGATTACGACGTCCTGGCCCGGGCCAACGGCAAACCGGCCATCGGTATCGCCACCTATCTGCAACCGGGCGCCAACGCCGTGGCGGTGGCCGGTGCGGTACACGACACCATGGAACGGCTCAAGGCCCGTTTCCCGCAGGATGTGGAGTACCAGATCCCCTACGACACCACCGAGTTCGTGAAGATCTCCATCGAGGAGGTGGTCTACACGCTGTTCGAGGCGATCGTGCTGGTGTTCGTGGTGGTCTATCTGTTCCTGCAGAACTTCCGCGCCACCCTGATCCCCTGCATCGCGGTGCCGGTATCGCTGATCGGTACCTTCGCCGGCATGCTGGTGCTGGGCTTCTCCATCAACCTGCTCACCCTGTTCGGCATGGTGCTCGCCATCGGTATCGTGGTGGATGACGCCATCGTGGTGCTGGAGAACGTCGAGCGGATCATGCAGGAGAAGAAGTGTTCGCCCAAAGAGGCAGCTATTCTCGCCATGCAGGAGGTCTCCGGCCCGGTGGTCGCTATCGTGCTGGTGCTCTGCGCCGTATTCCTGCCGGTCGCCTTTATGGGCGGCATGACAGGGGTGATGTACAAACAGTTCGCCATCACGGTTGCCGTGTCGGTGGCCATCTCCGGTCTGGTGGCGCTGACCCTGTCACCGGCATTGTGCGCCGTGTTGCTCAAAGAGGGGCACCACAAACCGGCCCGTTTCTTCGTCTGGTTCAACGACAAGTTTGATCAGCTGACCCGTGGCTATGTGCGTGGCGTGGCCTTCCTCAACCGTCGGGTGGCCGTGGCCTTTGGCATCATCGCCGTCCTGCTGCTCTCCATCTACGGCCTCTTCCTCAAGGTGCCGGGCGAGCTGGTCCCGAACGAAGATCAGGGTTACCTCATCTCCGCAGTGATGCTGCCGGATGCCGCCGCCATGACCCGTACCCAGGCGGTCGCCAACCAGTTCGACAAGATCGCCATGGCCAACCCCAACGTGAAGGATGTCATCACCTTCTCGGGCTTTGACATCCTCTCCAGCGCCATCGTCAGCAACAGCGGCCTCACCTTCATTACCCTGAAGGACTGGAGCGAGCGCAAAGAGGCGGGAGCCGACTCCTTCTCGCTGGCCAAGACCCTGCAGGGGATGAGCCTGATGGGGCTGGCTGACGGCTTCGTCGCCTCCTTCAACCCGCCGCCCATTCAGGGGATGTCCACCACCGGCGGCCTTGAGGGATATCTGCAGAACCGCGGCTCAGGCAATGCCCAGGAGTTCTCGGCCGAAGTACAGCGCTTCCTCGAAGCGGCCAAGGAGCGCCCGGAGTTTGCCAGCGTAACCACCACCTACCGCGCCAACGTGCCGCAGGTCTATCTCGACCTGGATCGGGAGAAAGCCAAGGCGCTGGGGCTGCCTATCAACGCGGTGTTCGACACCATGCAGGCCACCTTCGGTCAGGTCTATGTCAACGACTTCAACCAGTTCGGCCGCACCTACCGGGTACAGTTGCAGTCCGAGGCGGACTACCGCGCCAAGAAGAGCGACATTCGCAATGTCTATGTCCGCTCCAACAAGGGGGAGATGATCCCGCTGAGCAGTCTGGTCACGGTGCGTGACGCCACCGGCCCCGAGCTGGTCGAGCGCTTCAACATCTTCCAGGCGGCCAAGATCATGGCACAGCCGGCGCCGGGCTACAGCTCGGGTCAAGCCATCGCCGCGCTGGAAGAGGTGGCCAACAACACCCTTGGCAACGACGCCAAGCTGGAGTGGACCGGCTCCGCCTATCAGGAGAAAGCGGCGGCCGGCAGTGCAGGCATGGCCTTTGGCTTTGGCATCGTGATGATCTTCCTCATTCTGGCCGCCCAGTATGAGCGCTGGAGCCTGCCCTTCGCGGTGATCACCGCGGTGCCGTTCGCCCTGTTTGGCGCCCTGCTGGCCACCTGGCTGGTGGGTCTGACCAACAACGTCTACTTCCAGATCGGTCTGGTGACGCTGGTCGGGCTGGCGGCCAAGAACGCCATCCTGATCGTGGAGTTCGCGGTGATGAAGCACGAAGAGGGGATGAGCCTCATCGAGTCAGCACTGGAGGCGGCGCGGCTGCGTTTTCGCCCCATCGTCATGACCTCGCTCGCCTTTATCCTCGGCTGTGTACCGCTGGTCACCTCCAGTGGTGCCGGGGCGGCGAGCCGTCACGCCCTCGGCTGGCCGGTCATCGGCGGCATGCTGGCCGCGACCTTTATCGCCATCTTCTTTATCCCGCTCTTCTTCCGCCTCATCATGCGAGGCTCGGAAAAAGGCGCGAAGCAGTAAGGCTGAGCCTGTTGCCACGTTGATAACCCCTGCCCCCGCACCTGCGGGGGTATTTTTTATCTCTTCTTCCCCTCATGGAGCCTGTGAGCGCACCTTGACCTTATCCCTGTGGCAAGGTTTACAGTCCAACCATCTGATCCAGAAGGATATCCAGTTTGTCACTCATCCAGCTTGCTGCAAGATTGCCCAGCGTTGCACTGGCCCGGCTATTGCTGGCGCTGCTGCTCGTGTGCAATCTGACTCTCTGCATCAGCTGGCATGCTGCTCCCCTCTCCTCCGAGACAACCCAAAACAGCCCCCTGCCGATGGTGATGTTCGATTCATCCATGGCGATGGCGGATGGCGAGATCTCTCATGCGATGGCCACCATGGCTCACCCGGGCGATGGCATGACCCTCTCCTGCCATCAGGGGGACGATGGGTCAGCCATGGGCGATGAGTGCCAGATGCAAACTGGCGTCAATGCCCTCTCCTTTGGGGCGATGGCTCTGCTGGGTGTACTGGTCGCCCTGCTGATCTTCCCCCTGCTGCTTGGCAGCAACTTCGCAACGTCACTGCTTGATAACTGGTTGCGGGATCCCTTCCTGCGATCCCGCGGTACCCATCCCCCCTCCTGGCCACGCCGACACCTGATGTTGTCGGTGCTGCGCCACTAGAAAGATCTTCTCTTGCGGCAGCGGCAAGCCTCGGCTTGCCCGTTCTCTGCCGCCTTGCCTGACCCTGTGCCCCGGCCAAACCGGCCCGCTCGCAGGGAGCCGTGCGCGCTGATACAGCTGCGCCCCGTTTGCCGCCAATCCCTTGGGTGATGCCTTGTCCATCTCCCGTCCGGCGGCCTGCACAAGAGAAGAGATATGATGTCACTTGCCCCTGTTACCGGCCTTATCGCCGCTAAAAACCTTGCCACCCAGCCACTAAGTGGAGGTGTGCGATGAGCCGGAAACTGCTGGTATCGGCCCTGCTGCTGGCCCTCGGCGCCGGTGGCGGCTACTGGGCCGCCAAACAGACCACCGCTGGCCCCGCGGCCAAGGAGAAGACGCCGCTCTACTGGGTCAACCCCATGGATCCGCGCGACAAGCGCGATGCCCCCGCCAAGGACAACATGGGGATGGACTTTATCCCCGTCTATGAGGAAAAACAGGGCGGCTCACCGGGCACCGTCACCATCAGCCCAGAGATCCAGCAGAACCTGGGGGTGCGGCTCGCCAAGGTGGAGAAGCTCCCCATCCACCAGCAGATCGAGACGGTGGGCTACGTCGGCTATGACGAGGACAAGCTGGAAGCCGTCAACGCCCGCATGGCGGGCTGGATCCGCACCCTCGCCATCAAGAGCGAGGGGCAGCAGGTGAGCAAGGGGAGCCTGATTTACGAGCTCTACGCCCCGGATCTGGTCAACGCCCAGCACGAGTATCTGCTCGCCCTCAATACCGCCAACCCGCTGCTGCTGCGTGCCGCCGAGGGCAAGCTCAAATCCCTGCAGGTGCCGGCGGATCAGATAGCGGCCCTCAAGCGCAGCCGCCAGGTGCAGGAGACGGTGCGCATCTATGCCCCCAGCAGCGGCTATGTCTCCGAGCTGAAAGTGCGCGAAGGCCAGTATGTGGAGCCTGCCGCAGCGCTCTTTAACATCAGCACCCTCAAGCAGGTGTGGGTGAGCGCCGAGGTGTTCGAACGCCAGGCGGCCCAGCTGAAGGTGGGGGATCCGGTCACCATGACCCTGGATTACGCCCCCGGCCGCCACTGGCAGGGTCGGGTCGATTACCTCTACCCGACCCTGGATGCCACCACCCGGACTCTCAAGGTGCGGCTGCGCTTTGCCAACCCGGACGAGTTCCTGAAACCCAATATGTTCGCCAAGGTGACGATTCAGGCGGGCAAGGGAGAGCCGCAATTGGTCGCGCCGAGCGAAGCGGTGATCCGCACCGGCAGCCAGGATCGGCTGGTGCTGGCGCTGGGGGATGGCAGCTTCAAGTCGGTCGCTGTCACTCTGGGCCCCCAGTTTGGCGACAAGGTCGCCATCAAGGCAGGGGTAGAGGCTGGGGATAACATCGTCAGCTCTGCCCAGTTCCTGCTCGACTCCGAATCGGCCATCGATTCCGACTTCCAGCGCATGACGGCGGTGCGCCCCGCCCAGGTGTGGACCCAGGGCGAGGTTGAAAGCATCGATCTGGCCAACCGCACCCTGATGGTCTCCCACCAGCCCATCCCCGAGTGGCAGTGGCCCGCCATGGAGATGGAGTTCACCGTCGCCGAAGGGGTCGATATCAGCAAGCTGGCCGAGGGGCAGACCCTGCATCTGCAGGTGATGCAGGAGGGGGATGAGTACCGCATCACCACCATCCATCAGGAGAAGGCATCCGCTACTGACGGCGGCGCCAAGCCTGCGGCAGATGAGATGGGCAAGATGGAAGGCATGGACCATAGCCAGCATCAGATGACGATGCCCGAGATGGAGAAGAAGTCATGATCCCGTCGATCTCTTGCCGCTTTACTAGCAACCCTGTCCTGCCGTTCACGCCACGCCAAGAGGGAGGAGCCAGATCATGATCCCTGCCATCATTCGCTGGTCCATCGGCAACCGCTTTCTGGTGCTGCTCTTGACCCTCATGCTCACCGCCTGGGGGCTCTGGTCGGTCAAACAGACCCCGGTGGACGCCCTGCCGGATCTTTCCGACGTGCAGGTGATCATCAAGACCTCCTACCCGGGCCAGGCTCCGCAGGTGGTAGAGGATCAGGTGACCTACCCGCTCACCACCGCCATGCTGGCGGTGCCGGGGGCAACCACGGTGCGCGGCTACTCCTTCTTCGGCGACTCCTTCGTCTATGTGCTGTTTGACGACAACACCGACCTCTACTGGGCCCGCGCCCGGGTGCTGGAGTACCTAAGCCAGGTTGCGCCCAACCTGCCCGCCTCTGCCCGACCCCAACTCGGCCCCGATGCCACCGGGGTGGGCTGGATCTATCAGTACGCGCTGGTAGACAAAACCGGCAAGCATGACCTCAGCCAGCTCACCTCGCTGCAGAACTGGTTCCTCAAGTACGAGTTGCAGACGGTGGAGGGGGTCTCCGAGGTCGCCACCGTGGGCGGCATGGTGCGCCAGTATCAGGTGCGGGTCGATCCGGACAAGCTGCGCGCCTACGGCATCCCGCTCTCCCTTATCGAGACCGCCATCAAACAGGGCAATCAGGAGACCGGCGCCTCCGTCATCGAGATGGCGGAAGCGGAGTACATGGTGCGCTCCAACGGCTATCTGAAAAGCGTCGAGGATCTGAAGCAGATCCCGCTCGGTACCACTGTGCGCGGCGCCCCGCTGCTGCTGGGTGACGTGGCGGATGTGGTCACCGGCCCCCAGAGCCGGCGCGGCCTGGCCGAGCTCAACGGTGAAGGGGAAGTGGTGGGCGGCATCATCGTCATGCGCTACGGCGAGAATGCCCAGCACACCATCGACGGGGTCAAGGCGCGGCTCGCCCAGCTGAAGAGCAGCCTGCCGGAAGGAGTAGAGATCGTCACCGTCTACGATCGCTCCGACCTTATCCAGCGCGCCATCGACAACCTCTCCGGCAAGCTGGTGGAGGAGTTCGCGGTGGTGGTGCTGGTCTGCCTCGCCTTCCTGTTCCACCTGCGCTCATCCCTGGTGGTGGTCATCTCCCTCCCTATTGCGATTTTGACCGCCTTTATCGTGATGCACCTGCAGGGGATCAACGCCAACATCATGTCGCTCGGCGGCATCGCCATCGCCATCGGCGCCATGGTGGATGGCGCCATCGTGATGATCGAGAACGTCCACAAGCACATGGAGCGGGAGACGCTCACCGACAAGAACCGCTGGCGTATCATCACCGAGGCGAGCATAGAAGTGGGGCCCGCCATCTTCTTCTCCCTACTCATCATCACCATCAGCTTCCTGCCGGTGTTCGCGCTGGAGGCGCAGGAGGGGCGGATGTTCCACCCGCTCGCCTACACCAAAACTTACGCCATGGCGGCGGCGGCCGGGCTCGCCATCACCCTGGTGCCGGTGATCATGGGTTACTTCATCCGTGGCAAGGTGCTGGCGGAGCAGGCCAATCCGCTGAACCGCTGGCTGAGTCAATGCTATGTACCGCTGCTCAAGGCCGTGCTGGCCCGTCCGAAAACCACTCTGGCTGTCGCCGCCGTGGTGACGGTGGTGGGCTTCTGGCCGCTCAAGTATCTGGGCTCCGAGTTCATACCGCCGCTCGATGAGGGGGATATCATGTATATGCCCACCACCGCGGCCAATATCTCGGTGGGCAAGGCGCGGGAGATTTTGCAGCAAACCGACAAGCTCATTCGCACCGTGCCCGAGGTGCAGAACGTGTTTGGCAAGGCGGGGCGCGCCGAATCGGCCACCGACCCCGCCGATCTGGTGATGATGGAGACCAGCATCCAGCTCAAGCCCCGCGATCAGTGGCGCCCCGGCATGACCCCGGAGAAGCTGAAAGAGGAGCTCGACTCCCTCATCCGTTTCCCCGGCCTCACCAACGCCTGGGTGCCCCCCATCAAGACCCGCATCGACATGTTGGCCACCGGCATCAAAACCCCAGTGGGCATCAAGATAGCGGGGCCGGATCTCAAGGTGATCCAGCAGCTCGGCCAGCAGCTGGAGCAGATCGTCGGCAAGGTGGAGGGCGCCTCATCGGTCTACGCCGAGCGGGTGGCGGGCGGCCGTTACGTCAAGGTGGACATCGACCGGCTCAAGGCGGCCCGCTACGGCCTCAATATCGCCGACGTGCAGGCGGTGCTCGCCACTGCGGTGGGTGGCATGGAGGTGGGCCAGACCATCGAGGGGCGCGAGCGCTACCCCATCAACCTGCGCT includes:
- a CDS encoding efflux RND transporter permease subunit, which gives rise to MFSKFFIERPIFASVISIIIVLGGLAAMRSLPIEQYPQITPPVVSVTAFYPGATPEVISQTVAAPLEQQINGVEQMIYMQSGSASNGQMNLNVYFEIGTDPDQATINVNNRVSAAMAQLPEEVKKQGVTVKKKSTAILQVVTLQSPNGSFDTTYLSNYALLNIIDELKRIPGIGDTTLFGGTDYAMRIWLRPDRLAQLELTPSDVIGAIREQNTQFAAGKIGAQPTSAPVDFTYTVQTKGRLEDVKEFENIIVRSMPDGSKIRVKDVARVELGGKDYDVLARANGKPAIGIATYLQPGANAVAVAGAVHDTMERLKARFPQDVEYQIPYDTTEFVKISIEEVVYTLFEAIVLVFVVVYLFLQNFRATLIPCIAVPVSLIGTFAGMLVLGFSINLLTLFGMVLAIGIVVDDAIVVLENVERIMQEKKCSPKEAAILAMQEVSGPVVAIVLVLCAVFLPVAFMGGMTGVMYKQFAITVAVSVAISGLVALTLSPALCAVLLKEGHHKPARFFVWFNDKFDQLTRGYVRGVAFLNRRVAVAFGIIAVLLLSIYGLFLKVPGELVPNEDQGYLISAVMLPDAAAMTRTQAVANQFDKIAMANPNVKDVITFSGFDILSSAIVSNSGLTFITLKDWSERKEAGADSFSLAKTLQGMSLMGLADGFVASFNPPPIQGMSTTGGLEGYLQNRGSGNAQEFSAEVQRFLEAAKERPEFASVTTTYRANVPQVYLDLDREKAKALGLPINAVFDTMQATFGQVYVNDFNQFGRTYRVQLQSEADYRAKKSDIRNVYVRSNKGEMIPLSSLVTVRDATGPELVERFNIFQAAKIMAQPAPGYSSGQAIAALEEVANNTLGNDAKLEWTGSAYQEKAAAGSAGMAFGFGIVMIFLILAAQYERWSLPFAVITAVPFALFGALLATWLVGLTNNVYFQIGLVTLVGLAAKNAILIVEFAVMKHEEGMSLIESALEAARLRFRPIVMTSLAFILGCVPLVTSSGAGAASRHALGWPVIGGMLAATFIAIFFIPLFFRLIMRGSEKGAKQ
- a CDS encoding efflux RND transporter periplasmic adaptor subunit; its protein translation is MSRKLLVSALLLALGAGGGYWAAKQTTAGPAAKEKTPLYWVNPMDPRDKRDAPAKDNMGMDFIPVYEEKQGGSPGTVTISPEIQQNLGVRLAKVEKLPIHQQIETVGYVGYDEDKLEAVNARMAGWIRTLAIKSEGQQVSKGSLIYELYAPDLVNAQHEYLLALNTANPLLLRAAEGKLKSLQVPADQIAALKRSRQVQETVRIYAPSSGYVSELKVREGQYVEPAAALFNISTLKQVWVSAEVFERQAAQLKVGDPVTMTLDYAPGRHWQGRVDYLYPTLDATTRTLKVRLRFANPDEFLKPNMFAKVTIQAGKGEPQLVAPSEAVIRTGSQDRLVLALGDGSFKSVAVTLGPQFGDKVAIKAGVEAGDNIVSSAQFLLDSESAIDSDFQRMTAVRPAQVWTQGEVESIDLANRTLMVSHQPIPEWQWPAMEMEFTVAEGVDISKLAEGQTLHLQVMQEGDEYRITTIHQEKASATDGGAKPAADEMGKMEGMDHSQHQMTMPEMEKKS
- a CDS encoding efflux RND transporter permease subunit, yielding MIPAIIRWSIGNRFLVLLLTLMLTAWGLWSVKQTPVDALPDLSDVQVIIKTSYPGQAPQVVEDQVTYPLTTAMLAVPGATTVRGYSFFGDSFVYVLFDDNTDLYWARARVLEYLSQVAPNLPASARPQLGPDATGVGWIYQYALVDKTGKHDLSQLTSLQNWFLKYELQTVEGVSEVATVGGMVRQYQVRVDPDKLRAYGIPLSLIETAIKQGNQETGASVIEMAEAEYMVRSNGYLKSVEDLKQIPLGTTVRGAPLLLGDVADVVTGPQSRRGLAELNGEGEVVGGIIVMRYGENAQHTIDGVKARLAQLKSSLPEGVEIVTVYDRSDLIQRAIDNLSGKLVEEFAVVVLVCLAFLFHLRSSLVVVISLPIAILTAFIVMHLQGINANIMSLGGIAIAIGAMVDGAIVMIENVHKHMERETLTDKNRWRIITEASIEVGPAIFFSLLIITISFLPVFALEAQEGRMFHPLAYTKTYAMAAAAGLAITLVPVIMGYFIRGKVLAEQANPLNRWLSQCYVPLLKAVLARPKTTLAVAAVVTVVGFWPLKYLGSEFIPPLDEGDIMYMPTTAANISVGKAREILQQTDKLIRTVPEVQNVFGKAGRAESATDPADLVMMETSIQLKPRDQWRPGMTPEKLKEELDSLIRFPGLTNAWVPPIKTRIDMLATGIKTPVGIKIAGPDLKVIQQLGQQLEQIVGKVEGASSVYAERVAGGRYVKVDIDRLKAARYGLNIADVQAVLATAVGGMEVGQTIEGRERYPINLRYPQSYRDSVASLELLPVVTPSGARIALADVARVYISDEAPMLRSENARLNGWVYVDIRGRDIGSFVDEAKAEVGKQLVLPAGYALTWSGQYEYMERAKARLAYVVPLTVAIIVLLLYLAFRRVQEVLLILTTLPLAVVGGICTLWLLDFNLSVAVGVGFIALAGVAVETGVLMLVYLNHAWDELVASGKPDKAGLHRAVIHGAALRLRPKMMTVVTIIAGLLPIMWSHGTGSEVMQRIAAPMIGGMVSALVLTLLVLPAAYYLWRSRSLQQLITGDQQGSSL